Below is a window of Vibrio fortis DNA.
TCTTTTTCTACTAGCTCAGCAGCAGATAGGCCTTCGATGTTTGTTTTCGCGATTAGCAGTGCTTTGATGAACGCGTCTACGTCAGTCACACCAGCGATCTCTGCTAGTTCAGCAACTGCGTCTTTGTCTTTTTGAGTACAAGTCGGAGATGCAAAACCTACTGTGTCTGACAGGATAGCAGACATCATTAGCTTAGCGATTTGTGGAGTGATTTCGTGACCTTCAATCTTGAACATGTTGAATAGTACAGTGTTTGTACAACCAACAGGCCAGATCCACGCTTCCATTGGGTTTACTGTCATCACGTCACCTAGACGGTGGTGGTCAACAATGCCAAGGATTTCTGCGTCAGCAACGTCATCAGGTGCTTGAGCTAAATCTGAGTAGTCTACTAGCCAGATTTTCTCGCCAGCAACAGAAGTACGAAGCTCTGGCATATCTGCGCCAGCAACTTCTAGAATGTGTTGAGTTTCGCGGTTGATCTCGCCTTGGCGAATTGGTGTCGCTTCTTCGCCACGAGCTTTAAGAAGCTCAGTTGCAACTAGCGCGCTACAAATACTGTCACTATCAGGGTTTTTGTGACCAACAACTAAAATCATGTTTCTTCCTATTACACTAAAATTACAGCTCTACCTATAGAGCATCTCTTTATTTCGCTTACTTTACCCTATTTTTTGACAATGATCATCGCTTCGTTACTGCCTGTTAGACTATTTGCCTATGAGAGTTGTCATAAAAACCACACAATACAATTGATAATCATTCTTATTCGTATATAGTTATATCTAAGTCTATATATATCGGGGGAACTGTTATGAATCGAAGATTCCAACGTGCACCAGATCATCACATTTTAAAATCAATGCCGTCATCCCTATTTCGTAAGCGAATATTTCTTACTGTTTCGCTTGCTACTTTGATTGTGATTGCATCGCTCGTCGATCTAACGGTCACAACTGTATCAGACTTCGCTTTAGCTTCTTCGCTATACACTATATTGAGCTTGGTCGGTTACCAATGGTTAACTCTCAACGTCAATGCCGAGAACTTACTGGCACATCAATGTCGCTCCAATCAGGTTGTCTGTGCTTCTGTTATGGCATCGATTCCTGGTTGTGGTGGTATCGTTTCGATCATTTCTTTGTATGTGGCAGGAAAAATCAGTATTGGTGCACTTATTGCCGCCCTAATTAGCACATTGGGCAACGCGGCCTTTTTGTTTGTTGCAGATGACGTAAGCGTTGGCATAGCGGCCATCGCATTAAGTGTTATTGCAGGAAGTGCTTTGGGTAAGATCATTAACTTATCGCACGTCGAAGACTTGTTGCGCCCCAATTAGCTTCAAATTGAGATAATCACC
It encodes the following:
- a CDS encoding manganese-dependent inorganic pyrophosphatase — encoded protein: MILVVGHKNPDSDSICSALVATELLKARGEEATPIRQGEINRETQHILEVAGADMPELRTSVAGEKIWLVDYSDLAQAPDDVADAEILGIVDHHRLGDVMTVNPMEAWIWPVGCTNTVLFNMFKIEGHEITPQIAKLMMSAILSDTVGFASPTCTQKDKDAVAELAEIAGVTDVDAFIKALLIAKTNIEGLSAAELVEKDLKGYPFNGRDVVVGQVELATLEQVDGMIEALEADLESRCEKDGLAFAAVMLTDITTAQTRLLYKGEWAEKLVKHEQDGVLMMENTLSRKKQGWPWLQGELA
- a CDS encoding putative manganese transporter, yielding MNRRFQRAPDHHILKSMPSSLFRKRIFLTVSLATLIVIASLVDLTVTTVSDFALASSLYTILSLVGYQWLTLNVNAENLLAHQCRSNQVVCASVMASIPGCGGIVSIISLYVAGKISIGALIAALISTLGNAAFLFVADDVSVGIAAIALSVIAGSALGKIINLSHVEDLLRPN